The stretch of DNA GATTAATGTCCTCCGATTCATTTTCATATTCTCTTACTGAAAAGGATACGCATAATGCTATCAACAGGAAAAAGTTACGTCTTACCTCACTTTGCCGTTTTACTGCGGTTTCTTTTTCGAGGGATCGAAGAACTCCCCGAAGAGTATCGCTTCGTCGGGCTGGTCCTTCATTATGGGACGGGCCACCCAGGTACTCTGCATATAGTGCTTCAGTGAGATGTTTTCCGACACCATGTTGCCGCCCCATACGCCGCATCCCATACTGGAGGTCATGGGCATGCCGTTCTCGGCACTGCCGGCGTTGGCCTTGGACTGAGGCTGACGGACCATTATACGGGTGACGGGAGCCCTCAGGGCAAGACGGTCGATATGGTCGTCGTCGTGGCTGTAGATCCCGCAGGAGTGGCCTCTGCCTCCGACCTTGTAGATCTCGTCCATCATCTTCAGGGCGTTCTCGAACTCGCCTTCGTAACGATGCAGTGTCAGCAGGGTGGTAAGCTTCTCTCCGGAGAACTTATGCTCCTTGCCGATTCCGTCGCCGACGACCATTATGAACTTGCGGTCCTCCGGGATCTCGAAACCGGCGGCCTTGGCCAGCTTCTGAGGAGCCACGGCGACGGTCGCTACTATGCGGTGGCCTTCCTCGTCCCACATGGCCTTCTTCAGCATCTCCCTCTGCTCGTCGGTGGCCAGATAGCCCCCTTCTTTCTTCAGGGCCTCTACCATGGCGTCGTATATCCCGCCGTAGATAACCAGGTTCCCGTCGGCGGAACATCCGGAGCCGAAATCGGAGGTCTTGCTGATCCTGGTGTTCCTGGCGGCTATCTCGACGTCGGTTGTCTCGTCGAAGATCATGGTGGCGTTTCCGGCGCCGGAACAGTAGGCTGGCTTGCCCGAGCTGTGGGCAGCCTTGGTCATGGCGGGGCCTCCCGTAGCCATTATAAGATCCCCCATGGTCATGATCTTGTTCACCATGGCCATGTTGGGAGACTCGACACACTGGAGGAAGTCCTCCGGCTCGCCTATGGCCTTGAGGGCCTCTCTCATCAGACGGACGACCTCGAAGGTGGTTTTCTTGGTTCTGGGATGGGGCGAGAATATGACCACATCTCTGGCCTTGAGAGCGTAGATTGCGGTAACGATAGGGGTGAGCTCCGGATTCGTCATGGGGATGAGGGACACTATCAATCCCGCCGGTTTAGCGTAGCGGGCCAGTCCCTTCTCGGGGTTGAACTCCACCATTCCAACGCTCTTCTGTCTCAGAGCGTCCCTTAGAACTCCTAGGATCTTGTGTCTCTTGCCGTAACGTCCGTTCCAGTCTCCCGCTCCGCTCTCCTCGACTCCCATCTTGCCGAGTCTGTCGAAGTTCTCCGGATTTCCCGCTGCCCAGGCGACGGCGCGGCACATGCGGTCGACCCTCTCCTGATCGTAGTTCTCTATAATTCCCTGAACCCGGCGGGCCTTCTCTACAAGTTTCTCCAGCACCTCGAGCTGTTCCGGAGTTATCTCTTTACTAGCCATAACAAATCTCTCCTTGCAACAGTAAATTTTTAATCTATAAAATTCCGTTTTCGACCATGTAGTCCTTGGCAGTAGACAGACAGCGCTTGGCGTGTTCCATCGATCCCCAGCTTCCCTCTCTCTTCAGATGGGGTAGCTCTATGGAGAGGACCACGTCGTCCGGAAGACGGCGGACTATGTCGGCTATGTCGATGGCACCTTCGCCCACGTAGTAGCGTTCATCCCTTCCGGTGTGTATCAGGCTTTCCTTGTCGTCCCAGTCGGGGATCTCCGCCGGGCCGTCGCAGATATGGGCCATGTGGAATAGCTCCTTAGGGCAGTCGTCCAGCTCCGCCGGGTCCACCCTGGACCTGTACAGATGAAGGGTGTCTACCATGATCCCGGCGTTGTCCCTCTTGACCGTGTCTAGGACCTCTCTGGTCTCCTTAAGGGTGCGGATCGACGCCCAGGTGACGAACTCCAAATTCACCGTGATGCCGTATTGCTTGGCCAGATCGCACAGAGTGGCGAACTGATCCAGATAGAAGTCTTTTTTGTCGGTCCATATGCTGCTTATGACGTTCTTTACTCCCAGCTCCGCCGCGGCCTCGAAGGGGCCCTCGTAGTTTCGGACGTCAACTCCGTCGGCTATCTTGGCCAGCTCGATATCGTTTATGACCACCCCGGTCTCGTCCATAGCCCTGCGGGTCAGGTCGAACATCTCCCTGTTTCTGTAGATGTCGTAGTCGTTCTCGCCCTTGACCCCCATGGTTATGGACCTTATCCCGACGCAGTCGTAACCCAGGGTGTGGGCGTTGTAGATCATCTCGGGTGGAGCCCATCCGAGAACGGTAAGCTGAGCCAGAGAATACCTGTGTGCCATCTTCTTTTTTGCCTCCTCGACTAACGGTAAAGTAGATCGAAGGCCCCGCGCATCCGCTCCACCGGGATCTGTCCCGGGGCGGACTCGGCGCTTCCGACCGCGAATGTGAGGTCCGATCCGTAAAGCCCTCCGGCCAGACGGCTGACCTGTCCCAGAGCTCCCATGGACATGGTTATCAGGGGAACGTCGGGGAAGTCCCTGCGAACAGCCAGGGTGGCCTCGAACACCTTCAGAACGTCCTCCTCCGATCTCGGCATCAGTGCCACCTTGGCGACGTCGGCGCCGAAACGGATCTGGGTAGCCAACTGAGAGTAGATGAAGGAGAGAGAGGGAGTCCGGTCGAAGTCGTGATAGGAGACTATAAGCCCTATTCCCGCCTTCTCCGCCAGGGCCTTGACCTCCGAGAGCTTCTCGTAGCCGTAGGAGAGTTCCTTGTCCACCAGCTCGACCAGCCCCTCCGAGATCGCCCCTCTGTATATGCCGTCCTTGGCCGACTCGGACACCTCCTTGATACCGCCCTCCCAGTGTCCGCGACAGGTGAGGATGATGGGAAGATCTCCCACGGCGGAGCGGACCTTGCGAAGGAGGTCCATCGACGAGTCAAGATCCTCGACCACGTCCCAGGCGTCTATTCGCAGCTCTATGATGTCCGGGTTTATGGAAGAGAGGTTCTCCACCTCCGCCATGACGTCCTCCCCGGTCGAGCCGACCAGGGGGACGCATACCAGGGGAACCTCTCCGCCCAACAGGGCTTTTCGGACCTTCAAGGGCTTTCCGGGAAGAGGACGGACCATCATTCCCACACCCTTCCGGGTTTGCTGCCGCCTCTCTTGACGTAGATATCGTTTATGTTCCAGCATCCGGCTGTGACCACCGGGGCGTTCTCCATGCTGACGTCAATGAGATAGGGCTTGTTGGATGCCAGGGCCCTCTCCAGGGCGGGCTTGAAGTCCTCGGCAGACTCGACCTTCTCGCCCTCTACGCCGTAGGCTCTGGCTATGGCGGCGAAGTCGGGAGAGTAGGGCTCGCCTTCTCTGGTGAAAAGGGTTCCGAACTGGTGCTCGTAGTGCTGATATTCCAGTCCAGCTATGGTTCCGAAGGCGCAGTTGTTCATGACCACCCATACCACGGCTATGTTCTTCTCCGCAGCTGTGGCCAGAGGCGAAACGTTGGTCCCCATTCCTCCGTCGCCGATGAGAGCTACCACCTTCTTGTCCGGACAGGCCACCTTGACCCCCAAAGCGGCGGAGGGACCGTATCCCATGGTGCATAGCCCGCCGGGAGCCACGAAGGTTCCCGCCTCGTATATGGGGAACTGCTGGCCGACTCCGTTTTTGTTCCAGCCGACGTCGGCTACCACATAGCCGTCTTTGGGAAGGGCCTCACGAAGGTCTGCCAGGATTCTCTCCGGCCTCATGGGGAACTGTCCGGAGGTCTGAGCCTCCATCAGAGACGCCCGGTAGGCGTTCTTGGACTCGGAGATCGACTCGGCCAGTCCCGGTCTCTTCACTCCATCGGGATATATCCTCCTGGCTGCGTCGAGAATGGCTTCGAGGGCCTTCTTGGCGTCGCAGATGGCGCCTATCTCGGTCTTGTAGTTGCGTCCGATCTCTTCCTGGTTTATATCTATGTGGACGAGTTTCGTCGGAGGGATGTTGAATGTCTCGTCTCTGTACCAGGAGCTGCAATCGGCCTCGGAAAGGCGGGTACCGACCGCCATCATGACGTCGGCCTTCATCGCCATGGAGTTGTTGAACTCGGTTCCCCAGAAGCCGGTCATACCTACCGCCATGGGGTGATCGTCCGAGATGGATCCCTTGCCCATAAGGGTGTAGAGTACGGGAACGGTAAGATGCTCCGCCAGCTCGGTGAGGGCCCTTGAGGCCCCGCTGGATATTACCCCTCCGCCGGGGTAGAGTATGGGGTTCTTGGCTTCGCCCAACATGCGGGCTATCCTCTCGGCGTCGGAGACGTCCATCCCCGGCTTGGGCAGCTCGGGCATGTTGTCGTAGCGACGCTGGAAGAACTTAACGTCCAGCTCCATGGAGAAGATATCCATAGGTATCGACACCAGCACCGGACCGGGACGGCCTGTGACGGCAAGGCGGAAGGCCTTGTCCATTATCTCCGGCAGGAGCTCGGGGCGGTCGACCCTCCAGGCCCTCTTGACGAAGGGCTTGTATATTTCGAACTGGGTCGCGTCGCCGTGCATATTCACTTCCTGATGGGGATGACGACCGTAGTAGCTGCTGGGGACGTCTCCCGCTATGACGACCATGGGAATGGAGTTCAGCCCGGCCTCGGCCACCCCGGTGGTGGCGTTGGTCAGTCCAGGCCCGAGATGGGTCATGAGGACTCCCGGAACTCCCTTATTCTTGCCCCTGGAGTAACCGTCGGCGGCGTGGGCCGCTATCTGCTCGTGCCGAACCGAGATGTACTCGATCCGCTCGCTCTCCCTGAAAGCGTCCAGGAGACCTATGACCGTGTGGCCGCACAGGCCGAAGACCTTCTCCACCCCTCGGGACTCAAGAAAACGAACTAATTGAAAAGCTACCAAATCTCTGTTCAATGGGATCTCCTCCTGAACTTTGGTTACTTGCCGTACTTCCCGAACTAGAACCTCGTCGGGAAAATCGTGCGAAAGGGCTTTACATAGACTGAGATTCGCCCTAAAATCCCACCACATGGTAACGAATGCTGCGCAATGGAATGTACCTGAAACATACATCACTCTTTTCTCCATGTCAAGGAATTCGCACACTTTTTCAAAAGCTATCCGCTTGATCTTTCCGAAATCGGCGTTTAGGATCGTAACGTTCCGGACAAAACGAGGCTAAGCACAGGAAAGAGCGGGATAAAGGTCATATGGGAGGGGTTTATCATAAAAGAAGGCAACGAAAAATCCGTAAGGGTTCTGGACAGGGCGATATCCATTCTGGACTGCTTCACCCTTGACAACACCCATTTAACGTTAAAGGAACTCTCGGAGAGGGTCGATCTCTCCACCAGCACCGTCTCCAGATTGCTCAATTCACTGGTCGCCCTTAAACTTCTCCATAGGAACGACAGGGATAAGTCCTACTGCCTGGGGCCGAAGCTCTACCATTACGGTTTTCTGGCCAAGGACAACATATCGGTGGTGAAACATGCCTACCCTCTGATGAAACGGATAAGGGACAAGACCAAGGAGGCTGTTACCCTCTACGTCCTGGAAAACGACTACAGGGTATGTTACGAACACGTGGAAAGCCTGCTATTCATGTCATGCGTGGTTAGGGTCGGAGACCGCTTCCCCCTCTGGGCCGGTGCCGGAGGAAAGTGCATCCTGGCCTATTCGGACGAAACCTATGTTCTGAATGAGATAGAGAAGGCCTACCCCATAACGGGAGCGACCATAACGGACCGGGAATCGTTTCTGTCGGAGCTGGCGTCCATAAGGGAAAGGGGTTACGCTATAAGCCACGGAGAGAGAGAGGAAGGGGTCATCTCCGTGGCGGTTCCAATATTCGAGCCACCCCACAGGATATTCGGCTGCCTTTCCGTGGCGGCCCCAACAGTAAGGTTGGACGAGAAAGCCATAGAGGAGCTCATTCCGGAGCTCAAGGACATCTGCTCCAGGATATCCATGAACCTGGGCATATAGAATAGTCAAAAAGCGGAGGTCTCGTGATTTCATGAATCGTATCACCGACAAGAAGCACCTGATCCTGGCGGCCCTGCTGTTATTTCTTGGCTTCGTCGCCACCAGCGTCGCCAACTACACCGTATCTCTGTACTCATTGAGAAAGGAGATCGTCAACAACGACCTTCCCTTAACGGGAGATACTGTCTACTCGGAGATACGAAGAGACCTCCTGATACCCGTATTCATATCCTCCTCCATGGCCCACGACACCTTCGTGAGGGACTGGGTGCTGGACGGAGAGAGAGATCCCTACAGGATGACCCGCTACCTAAAGGAGATACAGATCAAGTTCGACGCCATAACCGCCTTTTTCGTCTCCAATAAAACGGAGATCTATTATCATGCCGACGGAATACTGAAGAGGGTATCTCCCGACGCAGAGAGAGACGTGTGGTTCTACAGGGTCAAGAAGATGGGGAACCCCTACGAGATAAACGTCGACATAGACATGGCCAACGACGACGCCATGACGATATTCATAAACTACAAGGTCTTCGACTACGACGGCAATTTCATCGGAGCCACGGGAATAGGCCTGACGGTCAACGCTGTGACCAAGCTGATAGCCCAGTACAGAGAGAGGTACGACCGGGAGATCTACTTCACCGATGGAGAGGGGACCATAACCCTACGTGCTTCGGACGACGGAACCGACGGCAGAAAGACCCTGTTCGACCGTCTGGAGAGGAACGAAATGGCCAGGGAGATCCTGTCCAGAAGGGAAGACGTTCCCATCTCCAGGACCTTCGATCGGAAGGGGCACACCATTCACCTGGACAGCCGCTACATCCCCGAGTTCGACTGGTATCTGTTCGTAGAGCAGAACGAAGACGACGTAACGAAAGCAATAAGGCACACCCTGGCCATAAACATCTTGGTAGGAGGGCTCATAACCCTCGTCGTAACCTCCCTGGTCGCCCTGATAGTCAGAAACTACGAGCGGAGGGTCGAGAGGCTGGCCTCGGTGGACGAGCTGACCGGCATGTGGAACCGCCGGGCATTCGACCTGGCTTTCGCTCATCTTCTGGAAAAATTCGAAGGCCAGTGTTCCGTGACCATGATGGACATAGACCACTTCAAACACGTCAACGACACCTACGGTCACCTGATGGGAGACAGGGTTCTGGGACACGTGTGCGACGTGGTGACTAAAGCCATAGGGCCGGACGATGTCTGCGGACGTTGGGGCGGAGAGGAATTCATCGTCCTTCTCAAGGGCAGAAAAAAGGGAGACGCCGTCAAGACCGCGGAGAAGATCCGCCGGGCCGTCGAGGCGTCCCCCTACGAGGACGGAGACGTTGTCTTACCGATCACGGTCAGCCTGGGAGTGGCGGAGCACCACCCCGGAGAGTCCAGAGAGACCACCATCGCCAGGGCGGATCAGGCTCTCTACAGGGCCAAGGAATCGGGACGGAACAGGACGGAGTCGGCCTAGGCCTCTCCGTGGTGGAGCCTGTGCATGTCCCTCACTATGAGTGACAGGTTGTGGGCGTGATCCCCTATCCTCTCGAAATTGCTGAGAATATCTATGAAGACCACTCCGGCGGAGGGGGAGCAGGTTCCCTCGTTCAGACGGTGTATGTGGCTCTTGCGGAGCCTCTGCTCCATCTCGTCGATCTCCTCCTCCAGGACCTCGGCCACCTCGTTGGCCTTGGCCAGGTCCTCCTTCTCTATGGCCTCCAGGCTGAGGGAGAGGGAGCGTCTCACCAGATCGTACATCTGCTCGAACTCGGCCATTCCAGTCTCGGAGAAGAACAGTTTGTGCTCTCTCTTGTACTCGTACATCTCGATGAGATTCTGTGCGTGGTCGCCTATCCTCTCTATATCCCCCAGGCCGTTGACGTAGGAGGACAGCACCTGGGACAGGTCGCTGGAGACGTGATGCTCCCAGAGCTCCGAGGCGTAGTTGGCGATCCTGTGGGTCATCTCGTTGACTATCTTCTCCGTCTGGTTGACCTGGTCTATCATCTTGGGATCGTCCTCCACGAAGGCCTTGTGGACGTCTCCCAGCATATCCAGGGCGATGTGTCCGAGCCGAAGGACTTCCTTTCGGACCGCGTCGGCCGCGGCAGCGGGAGCGGCGGATATGAGCTTAGAGTCCAGATAGAGCGGGCCCGATTCCATCTCCTTGGCGTCGGAGGGTATTATCCTCTTTATCAGGGCCACGAAGGGCGTGGTGAAGGGCAGGAATATCAGTGTGTTGGTGACGTTGAAAAGGGTGTGGGCGTTGGCTATCTGCCTTGCTATATCGTGGGAGGTGGACAGCACCACGTGCTTGAATAGAGGCATGGCGGCCAGGAAGATACACACCCCCAGCAGGTTGAACAGCACGTGAGACGCCGCCGCCTGTTTGGCCGAGCGGCTGGCGCCGAAGGATGCCAAGATGGCAGTTATGGTGGTTCCCAGATTGTCCCCCATAAGTATGGGAATCGCCGAATCCAGGGGAAGCAGACCCTGAACCGCCATTGCGATTGTCAGGCCGACGGTGGCGGAGCTGGACTGTACCAGCATGGTAAGCCCGGTACCGGCCAATATGCCGAGAAACGGGTTGTGTCCGAAGGCCAGAAATATGTCCTGACGGCCACGGAGAAATTTCATAGAGTCCTCCATGGTAGTCATGCCGAGAAAGAGCAGGCCGAACCCCACCAGACCGTTCCCCAGATACTTCTGCCTCTTGCTCTTTCCGAAAACCGCCAGAATCATACCGACTCCCACTATGGGAAGGGCGTAGTCCTTTATCTTGAAGGCTATGAGCTGGGCCGTAACGGTGGTGCCTACGTTGGCCCCCATTATCACCCCGACCGCCTGCTTCAAGGTCATCAGACCGGCCTGAACGAAGCTGACCGCCATGACGGTGGTTCCACTGCTGCTCTGGATAAGGACCGTCACCAAAGCTCCTATTATGACACCCTTGACAGGAGTGCTAGTCAAGGAGGCTATAAGCTGTCTGAGTCTGTCGCCCGCCAGATCCTGAAGGGCGTCGCTCATCAGCTTTATGCCGTAGAGAAACAGTCCTATTCCTCCCAGAATCTGGAAAAAATTCGCCGTACTCACGTCTACCAATCCCCCGATTGAAATAATTACGACACAAAAAAACCCAGCATATTCTAAGGGAAAATCCCCTAAAGCGATACAAAAAAACTCGGTTTAGCTATTTTCGAGATATAATGGCTCTCCGTGAGGCAAAGAGAAAGGCACCACGGATCAAAGGAGCTGACAAAAGATGAAAAAATACGACTTCGACGAAATCATAGAACGACGGGGCACCGACTGCGAGAAATGGGACGGCCTCGAGGACACCTTCGGCAGCAGGGATCTCACCCCTCTTTGGGTTGCGGACATGGACTTCAAGGCCCCTTCGGAGATAATAGACGCCCTCAGAGACCGGGTGGAACACGGCATATTCGGCTACACCCGCTATCCCGACAGCTGGTACGACGCCTTCAGAGACTGGGTCGGCAAGAGACACGGCTGGGAGATAGAGAAAGACTGGATAACCCATTCTCCCGGAATCGTCACCGCCATGGGCCTTTCCCTGATGGCCTTCACCGAGCCGGGCGACAAGGTCGTTATCCAGCCCCCAGTGTACCATCACTTCGAGGAGGAAATACGGCTCAACGCCAGGACCCCCCTGACCAGTCCGCTTAAATACGAAAACGGCCGCTTCACCATGGATCTGGAGGACCTGGAGAAGAAGCTCGACGGGGCGAGGATGATGATCCTGTGCAACCCCCACAATCCGGCGGGCAGGGTCTGGACCGAGGAGGAGCTCAGAGCAGTGGCGGATCTCTGCGTCGAACACGACGTCGTGCTTGTGAGCGACGAGATCCACTGCGACGTGATCTACAAAGGCCATGTCCACCGTCCGATAGCTACCGTCTCCCCTGAGATAAAGGAAAAATGCGCCGTCTTCATGGCTCCCAGCAAAACCTTCAACATAGCGGGCTTCAAGGCCTCGGCCGTGGTCATCCCGAACGAGAAGCTGAGGGAGAAGTTCAACTCGGTACTGGATTCGGTCCACGTCGGGGGCGGATCCTGCATGTCCATACCGGCCTTCGAGGCGGCCTACAGACACGGCGGTCCCTGGCTGGACGAACTGCTCGACTACCTGGAGGGCAGCCTGGACATGATAGAGGAATTCCTCACCAGGGAGATCCCCTCCGTCAAGCTGGTGCGTCCCGAGGGAACCTACGTGCCTCTGGTGGACTTCAGAGCCCTGAGCATGTCTCCGGAGGAGCTGCACGAGTTTCTCATTAACGCCGGGGTGGCCATGAACAGCGGGGCCATGTTCGGCAAGGGGGGAGAGGGCTTCGCCAGGTTGAATATCGCCACTCCGAGGTCCATACTGCAAGAGGGGCTGAAAAAGATAGCCTCGGCAGTTAGGTCGTTGAGCTAGAAGGAATCCGATCGATAAGGGGAAAGGGGAGTCGGGCGGTGACCAGCCACACCATAGTGATTTGCATGGGCAGTTCCTGCTTCTCCAGAGGAAATCAAGAAAACCTCCAGGAGATAAAGACCTTTCTGAAGGACAACGACCTGGAAGACCAGGTCCTGCTGAAGGGCAGCAGATGCGAGGGAGAATGCCTTAAAGGCCCCAACATAACCGTGGACGGAAGGCTTTTCAACGGGGTTAAGAGGGAAAATATCCTTTCCATCCTGGAGGAGACCCTTCTAGGAGGATCTAAACCATGACCCCTGTAGCCGCGGATCCCAAAACTTTCCCCATATACACGGTCAAAAACGACTGCCAGGACTGCTACAAGTGCGTCCGGGCCTGTCCGGTAAAGGCAATAAAGATCGAGAACGGACACGCCCAGGAGATATCGGACCACTGCGTCCTCTGCGGAAGATGCGTCGAGATATGCCCGGTAGGGGCGAAGAGGATAAGGGACGACAGGCCAGAGGCGGAGAGGCTTCTGAGATCGGGAAAACCGGTGTACGTTTCCATAGCTCCATCCTGGGTGGGCGAGTTTCCCGACGTGTCTCCGGGAAAGATGATCCGTGCCCTGAAGGCCCTGGGTTTCGCAGAGATCGGGGAGACCGCCCTGGGAGCCCAGGAAGTGACGGCCTCTCTGGCGGAGTTTCTCAGGGACGCCGGACCGGGGTTGTATCTGTCCACCGCCTGCCCCAGCGCGGTGGAGTACGTCAGACGGTATCTTCCCCACCTTACAAAATGCCTCACCCCGGTGCTGTCGCCCCTTCTGGCCCACTGCAAGCTGATCCGGCAGGCCGCCGGACCGGACGCCCCTATAGTGTTCTTCGGTCCCTGTATAGCCAAGAAGGTCGAGGCCGACGGTCACGGCGACATTCTGGCCTGCTCCCTGACGTTCAAGGACCTGAGGTCCTGGCTGGAGGAGAAGGGCATAGACCTGGATCGCATCGAGGACGGGCCGGAGGAATTCTTCCCGATCAAGGCCGACGAGGGGACCCACTATCCTATAGAGGGCGGAATGATAGAGACCATAAAGGCATCGGGAGAGTTTCCCGATGTCCGTTTCCTGACCATATCCGGGATGAACTCCCTTCAGAGGGCTCTGGACAAGGTAGATCCCAGGGGCTTTTCCGTTCCGGTTTTCATGGAGTGTCTGGCCTGTCCGGGAGGGTGCATCAACGGCCCGGGCTCTCAGAAAAGCCATTCCAGCCTGTCTAGATGGATGAACGTCAAGGACTTCGCCGGACCTCTGGAGAAGGCCCCTACCCGCATGGTCTCGGTGCCGGTGGACGAGCCCTACCTACCTCAGGGATCGGACGAGGGAAACGTGACGGAGGAACAGATAAAGCTGGCCCTCAGGAT from Dethiosulfovibrio russensis encodes:
- a CDS encoding [Fe-Fe] hydrogenase large subunit C-terminal domain-containing protein, translating into MTPVAADPKTFPIYTVKNDCQDCYKCVRACPVKAIKIENGHAQEISDHCVLCGRCVEICPVGAKRIRDDRPEAERLLRSGKPVYVSIAPSWVGEFPDVSPGKMIRALKALGFAEIGETALGAQEVTASLAEFLRDAGPGLYLSTACPSAVEYVRRYLPHLTKCLTPVLSPLLAHCKLIRQAAGPDAPIVFFGPCIAKKVEADGHGDILACSLTFKDLRSWLEEKGIDLDRIEDGPEEFFPIKADEGTHYPIEGGMIETIKASGEFPDVRFLTISGMNSLQRALDKVDPRGFSVPVFMECLACPGGCINGPGSQKSHSSLSRWMNVKDFAGPLEKAPTRMVSVPVDEPYLPQGSDEGNVTEEQIKLALRMIGKTSEEDELNCGGCGYDTCRAMAKALVLGRAEVTMCVSYMRKKAQKKANALLRSMPSGVVIVDHDLSIVECNERFANLMGPETESLYDLSDGLKGARLARIAPAFAHLVEGVLDTDEDVHYDHFRAGEKLFEITVFSIEPHLTVGAVILDVTRREIRRDQIAHRANEVIRKNLATVQEIACRLGEHMADTEILLRDIAEGYGSESDPDPKSRGRTS